The following coding sequences are from one Oncorhynchus gorbuscha isolate QuinsamMale2020 ecotype Even-year unplaced genomic scaffold, OgorEven_v1.0 Un_scaffold_3650, whole genome shotgun sequence window:
- the LOC124028033 gene encoding aquaporin-4-like isoform X1 codes for MHGSFSSDRPTTTFSSPLALCHYQPTAACLSCLSACNQHPMMVAFKGIWTKNFWRAVSAEYLATMIFVLLSLGSTINWAAESDNPPPADLVLISFCFGLAIATMVQCFGHISGGHINPAVTAAMVVTRKLSLAKGVFYLAAQCLGAITGAGLLYLVTPVSVRGGLGVTMVNPKLNVGCGLLVELLITFELVFTVFATCDPKRSVNGSAGLAIGFAVAIGHLFAIPYTGASMNPARSFGPAVVTMNFENHWVYWVGPILGGIMAAALYEYLFCPDPELKKMFREVFQKDPASGKYREVEGSMYQTEPDDLIIKPGSIHHIDLEKGEKKDPFLDSTTEVLSSV; via the exons ATGCATGGATCATTTTCATCGGACAGACCCACTACtactttctcctcccctctcgcaCTGTGTCATTACCAGCCCACTGCTGCCTGTCT GAGCTGCCTGTCGGCGTGTAACCAGCATCCCATGATGGTGGCATTCAAAGGAATCTGGACCAAGAACTTCTGGAGGGCTGTCTCAGCTGAGTACCTAGCAACCATGATCTTCGTCCTCCTCAGCCTGGGCTCCACCATCAATTGGGCGGCCGAGTCAGACAACCCTCCCCCTGCAGACTTGGTCCTCATCTCATTTTGCTTCGGGCTGGCCATTGCCACAATGGTGCAGTGCTTTGGTCACATCAGCGGTGGCCACATCAACCCGGCAGTCACTGCAGCCATGGTGGTGACCCGGAAGTTGAGCCTGGCCAAGGGTGTGTTCTACCTAGCTGCCCAGTGCCTGGGAGCGATCACTGGGGCAGGGCTCCTCTACCTGGTGACACCAGTGTCTGTCAGAGGGGGCCTGGGAGTGACTATG GTGAACCCCAAGCTCAACGTGGGCTGCGGCCTGTTGGTGGAGCTCCTGATCACCTTCGAGCTGGTCTTCACAGTGTTCGCCACCTGTGACCCCAAACGCTCTGTTAACGGCTCGGCTGGCCTCGCCATCGGATTCGCTGTAGCCATCGGTCATCTGTTCGCA ATTCCATACACAGGAGCCAGTATGAACCCCGCTCGCTCCTTTGGACCTGCAGTTGTCACCATGAACTTTGAGAACCACTGG GTGTACTGGGTTGGTCCAATCCTGGGTGGCATCATGGCGGCTGCCCTCTATGAATACCTgttctgccctgaccctgagctgaAGAAGATGTTCCGCGAAGTCTTCCAGAAGGATCCAGCTTCGGGGAAGTACAGGGAGGTGGAGGGCAGTATGTACCAGACGGAACCAGACGACCTGATCATCAAGCCAGGCTCCATCCACCACATCGAcctggagaagggggagaagaaggACCCTTTCCTGGACTCGACGACCGAGGTGCTGTCCTCTGTATGA
- the LOC124028033 gene encoding aquaporin-4-like isoform X2, whose product MSEEKAIEESGRSCIYLWSCLSACNQHPMMVAFKGIWTKNFWRAVSAEYLATMIFVLLSLGSTINWAAESDNPPPADLVLISFCFGLAIATMVQCFGHISGGHINPAVTAAMVVTRKLSLAKGVFYLAAQCLGAITGAGLLYLVTPVSVRGGLGVTMVNPKLNVGCGLLVELLITFELVFTVFATCDPKRSVNGSAGLAIGFAVAIGHLFAIPYTGASMNPARSFGPAVVTMNFENHWVYWVGPILGGIMAAALYEYLFCPDPELKKMFREVFQKDPASGKYREVEGSMYQTEPDDLIIKPGSIHHIDLEKGEKKDPFLDSTTEVLSSV is encoded by the exons ATGAGTGAAGAGAAAGCAATAGAGGAGAGTGGGAGATCTTGTATTTATTTATG GAGCTGCCTGTCGGCGTGTAACCAGCATCCCATGATGGTGGCATTCAAAGGAATCTGGACCAAGAACTTCTGGAGGGCTGTCTCAGCTGAGTACCTAGCAACCATGATCTTCGTCCTCCTCAGCCTGGGCTCCACCATCAATTGGGCGGCCGAGTCAGACAACCCTCCCCCTGCAGACTTGGTCCTCATCTCATTTTGCTTCGGGCTGGCCATTGCCACAATGGTGCAGTGCTTTGGTCACATCAGCGGTGGCCACATCAACCCGGCAGTCACTGCAGCCATGGTGGTGACCCGGAAGTTGAGCCTGGCCAAGGGTGTGTTCTACCTAGCTGCCCAGTGCCTGGGAGCGATCACTGGGGCAGGGCTCCTCTACCTGGTGACACCAGTGTCTGTCAGAGGGGGCCTGGGAGTGACTATG GTGAACCCCAAGCTCAACGTGGGCTGCGGCCTGTTGGTGGAGCTCCTGATCACCTTCGAGCTGGTCTTCACAGTGTTCGCCACCTGTGACCCCAAACGCTCTGTTAACGGCTCGGCTGGCCTCGCCATCGGATTCGCTGTAGCCATCGGTCATCTGTTCGCA ATTCCATACACAGGAGCCAGTATGAACCCCGCTCGCTCCTTTGGACCTGCAGTTGTCACCATGAACTTTGAGAACCACTGG GTGTACTGGGTTGGTCCAATCCTGGGTGGCATCATGGCGGCTGCCCTCTATGAATACCTgttctgccctgaccctgagctgaAGAAGATGTTCCGCGAAGTCTTCCAGAAGGATCCAGCTTCGGGGAAGTACAGGGAGGTGGAGGGCAGTATGTACCAGACGGAACCAGACGACCTGATCATCAAGCCAGGCTCCATCCACCACATCGAcctggagaagggggagaagaaggACCCTTTCCTGGACTCGACGACCGAGGTGCTGTCCTCTGTATGA